A genomic window from Haladaptatus caseinilyticus includes:
- a CDS encoding DUF7513 family protein — protein sequence MSLFDKYTAGWTFRTNKPEFDTGEKIEVYLTDYKNGTALARVGDTLLHVEGAPQDALDTRVRLRVEEFDESDHEGRATFLEPIDGETA from the coding sequence ATGAGTCTCTTCGACAAATACACCGCAGGGTGGACGTTCCGTACGAACAAACCCGAGTTCGATACCGGGGAGAAGATCGAGGTCTACCTCACGGACTACAAAAACGGCACTGCCCTCGCGCGTGTCGGCGACACGCTCCTCCACGTCGAGGGCGCACCGCAGGACGCCCTCGACACTCGCGTCCGGCTCCGTGTCGAGGAGTTCGACGAGAGTGACCACGAAGGACGAGCCACGTTTCTCGAACCGATAGACGGCGAAACGGCCTGA
- a CDS encoding uS10/mL48 family ribosomal protein, whose translation MTFITKILLQSGNRPVLDKVVSEIRSTAERKGADLRGPHSEPPERIRVPQYKTLSGDEGRQFRSWDYTVYTRKVEIVGHNGVSRQVAEMDFPPGIRVEVELEQIQGMGKA comes from the coding sequence ATGACCTTCATCACAAAAATACTGCTCCAGAGCGGGAACCGTCCCGTACTGGACAAAGTCGTGTCGGAAATTCGCTCGACGGCGGAACGAAAAGGGGCGGACCTGCGGGGCCCTCACTCCGAACCGCCGGAACGCATCCGTGTCCCACAGTACAAAACGCTCTCCGGTGACGAGGGACGTCAGTTCAGAAGTTGGGATTACACCGTGTACACGCGAAAGGTGGAAATCGTGGGTCACAACGGCGTTTCACGGCAAGTCGCCGAGATGGATTTCCCGCCGGGAATCCGCGTCGAGGTAGAACTCGAACAGATTCAGGGAATGGGCAAAGCATAA
- a CDS encoding Na+/H+ antiporter NhaC family protein → MEAEQARSEPRIEFYGGKWMSTLPIALFIVWAVFQSGFLGIGDTTGLVIGMLVSLIIGMLFAKGNWKTYANTIFEGMTQRVAATAIVAWLWAGMFAQVLQDGGFVQGLVWAADTLSIGATLFPAATFILAALLATGIGTGYGTTIAFTGLFFPAGLLIGANPVLMFGAILSGAVFGDNLAPVSDTTIVSAVTQDSDIGGVVASRFKYAIFAAILALAGYVVAGSMMSGIDVSGAAVLEGNPIGLIHLVSMLIVIVTAISGRHIVEAISWGLIFAVSANLVFGLAKIQQMLVFYAPENGPFAQELAFLPVVEVVSANAENAGTVDGSLYGGASGFFPLIVLTLLIVAGAQIMIRGGGFEALQDWLLDSVATNVRRAETTMVMGTASVNAMITINTAAEIAIAPYVARIGQKFNINGYRRANILDANSSAMGYIFPWGGGVLVGYATMVGLVDQFEWFTPAMLVNPAEVWPFVFHGWFLFGVFLLSALTGFGLEYVSDRRAEEVARV, encoded by the coding sequence ATGGAAGCGGAACAAGCGCGGAGCGAACCGCGAATCGAATTCTACGGCGGAAAGTGGATGAGTACACTGCCTATCGCGTTGTTCATCGTCTGGGCGGTGTTTCAGAGCGGATTTCTCGGAATCGGAGACACGACGGGACTCGTTATCGGAATGCTCGTTTCACTCATCATCGGGATGCTGTTCGCTAAAGGGAACTGGAAAACCTACGCGAACACCATCTTCGAAGGGATGACCCAACGTGTGGCCGCCACGGCCATCGTCGCTTGGCTCTGGGCAGGCATGTTCGCACAGGTGCTCCAAGACGGTGGCTTCGTTCAGGGACTCGTTTGGGCCGCGGATACGCTAAGTATCGGCGCGACACTGTTTCCGGCGGCCACGTTCATACTCGCCGCACTGCTCGCGACTGGCATCGGAACCGGCTACGGGACGACCATCGCGTTTACCGGACTGTTCTTCCCGGCAGGCCTCCTGATCGGCGCGAACCCGGTGTTGATGTTCGGTGCGATTCTCTCGGGCGCAGTGTTCGGTGACAATCTCGCACCGGTGAGCGACACGACCATCGTGAGCGCGGTGACGCAGGATTCCGATATCGGCGGCGTCGTCGCATCACGCTTTAAATACGCCATCTTCGCGGCGATACTGGCACTCGCGGGCTACGTCGTTGCCGGATCGATGATGAGTGGGATCGACGTCTCCGGAGCGGCGGTTCTGGAGGGGAACCCGATCGGCCTCATCCACCTGGTTTCGATGCTCATCGTTATCGTAACGGCGATATCGGGCCGCCACATCGTCGAGGCGATCTCGTGGGGCCTCATCTTCGCGGTCTCCGCCAACTTGGTGTTCGGCCTCGCGAAGATACAGCAGATGCTGGTGTTCTACGCGCCGGAAAACGGCCCGTTCGCGCAGGAGTTGGCGTTTCTCCCGGTCGTAGAGGTCGTTTCGGCCAACGCGGAAAACGCCGGCACGGTAGACGGAAGCCTGTACGGCGGTGCATCGGGCTTTTTCCCGCTTATCGTACTGACCTTGCTCATCGTCGCGGGTGCGCAAATCATGATTCGCGGCGGTGGCTTCGAGGCGCTCCAAGACTGGTTGCTCGACAGTGTGGCGACCAACGTCAGACGTGCGGAGACGACGATGGTGATGGGAACGGCGAGCGTCAACGCGATGATCACCATCAACACCGCCGCCGAAATCGCCATCGCACCCTACGTCGCTCGTATCGGCCAGAAGTTCAACATCAACGGCTACCGCCGTGCGAACATTCTCGACGCGAACTCCTCCGCGATGGGCTACATCTTCCCGTGGGGAGGCGGCGTCCTCGTCGGCTATGCAACCATGGTCGGCTTGGTGGACCAGTTCGAGTGGTTCACACCGGCGATGCTGGTCAACCCCGCCGAAGTGTGGCCGTTCGTCTTCCACGGGTGGTTCCTGTTCGGCGTGTTCCTCCTCTCCGCACTGACCGGGTTCGGACTCGAATACGTTTCCGACCGCCGTGCTGAGGAGGTGGCACGAGTATGA
- a CDS encoding 2Fe-2S iron-sulfur cluster-binding protein, whose translation MNEYTVEFVGTGETIEVSDKETILKACIEAGIAQEYSCRVGMCLACSAEIVEGEVTQPAARGLTEAEAEKYALTCMARPQSDLKLDRGKYPPSIEADADAMDSNTATADDD comes from the coding sequence ATGAACGAATACACCGTCGAGTTCGTCGGGACGGGCGAAACTATCGAGGTATCCGACAAGGAGACCATTCTCAAGGCCTGTATCGAGGCGGGAATCGCACAGGAATACTCCTGCCGGGTCGGCATGTGTCTCGCGTGTTCCGCGGAAATCGTGGAGGGAGAAGTCACACAACCGGCAGCCCGTGGACTGACCGAAGCGGAAGCCGAAAAGTACGCGCTTACCTGTATGGCCCGTCCACAGAGCGACCTGAAACTCGACCGCGGCAAATACCCACCCAGCATCGAAGCTGATGCGGACGCGATGGATTCGAACACGGCAACTGCGGACGACGACTGA
- a CDS encoding geranylgeranyl reductase family protein yields the protein MTEQYDMVVVGAGTSGCYAAATVAREGYDVVVVERKTEKEAGHIACGDALKGADAFPEAIPKEKIQPAFTNTDVDHGRFEIPKEDTVLEIPVPGELAVIDRWEYGRRIISGAKDAGATFHYDTVVQDVTQDDDGHVTGVRAIHEGDVVEYESELLIDAAGALSLLQDKTDFSDATFDTNVTYSQFCSAYREVLHVEEPVEWDDALVFKPTDRAAGYLWYFPRTSTEINAGLGFQMNEEPMKLVEDLKRDLRNRPEFKGATVEDKLGAALPTRRPYDSAVAPGFIAVGDAAGHVNPTTGGGIAGAAYAGKYAGEQAIEAFESGDVSEQNLWRYNQRVMDHFGARYAGLDIYNIFTTAVEVDDLMGMLGALPTEKLSEALYSGSANIGWKLKLQTAIDARDHWRLIYDLYKTKKLADDIIDHYDHYPTDPRGLPSWQEVRDDLMDDVYEATDAAPKY from the coding sequence ATGACCGAGCAGTACGATATGGTCGTCGTCGGCGCAGGAACCTCGGGGTGTTACGCCGCGGCGACTGTTGCACGCGAGGGCTACGACGTCGTCGTCGTGGAGCGGAAGACGGAGAAAGAAGCGGGACACATCGCTTGCGGGGACGCGCTGAAAGGTGCGGACGCCTTCCCCGAGGCGATTCCGAAGGAGAAGATCCAACCCGCGTTCACGAACACGGATGTAGACCACGGTCGGTTCGAGATTCCGAAGGAAGACACCGTCCTCGAAATCCCGGTTCCCGGCGAACTCGCCGTCATCGACCGGTGGGAGTACGGACGGCGAATCATCAGCGGTGCGAAGGACGCCGGTGCGACGTTCCACTACGACACAGTCGTACAGGACGTGACACAGGACGACGATGGCCACGTCACAGGTGTTCGCGCAATACACGAGGGAGATGTCGTCGAGTACGAATCCGAACTGCTCATCGACGCCGCCGGAGCGCTTTCGCTTTTGCAGGACAAAACGGACTTCTCGGACGCGACGTTCGACACGAACGTCACCTACTCACAGTTCTGTTCCGCCTACCGTGAAGTGCTTCACGTCGAGGAACCGGTCGAATGGGACGACGCACTCGTGTTCAAACCGACAGACCGCGCCGCAGGCTATCTTTGGTATTTCCCCCGCACCAGTACGGAAATCAACGCCGGACTCGGCTTCCAGATGAACGAGGAGCCGATGAAACTGGTCGAAGACCTGAAGCGGGACCTTCGTAACCGACCCGAGTTCAAGGGTGCAACCGTCGAGGACAAACTCGGTGCTGCATTGCCGACCCGACGACCGTACGATTCCGCCGTCGCCCCGGGATTCATCGCGGTCGGTGACGCCGCAGGTCACGTCAATCCGACGACCGGCGGCGGCATCGCAGGTGCTGCCTACGCGGGGAAGTATGCGGGCGAGCAGGCCATCGAAGCCTTCGAATCCGGCGACGTGAGCGAGCAAAACCTGTGGCGGTACAACCAGCGTGTCATGGACCACTTCGGTGCACGATATGCCGGTCTCGATATCTACAACATCTTCACGACTGCCGTCGAAGTGGACGACCTGATGGGGATGCTCGGAGCATTGCCGACCGAGAAGCTCTCCGAGGCACTCTATTCCGGCAGTGCGAACATCGGGTGGAAGCTCAAGTTACAGACCGCTATCGACGCGAGGGACCACTGGCGGCTCATCTACGACTTGTACAAGACGAAGAAGTTGGCCGACGACATCATCGACCACTACGACCACTACCCGACCGACCCACGAGGTCTTCCATCGTGGCAGGAGGTTCGTGACGACTTGATGGACGACGTGTACGAAGCGACCGACGCGGCACCAAAATACTGA
- a CDS encoding DUF5797 family protein: MTLSEEARERLADLVELQPTKNSELQDRWGLESGSEVHQYLESELKEYYYRDENSYICATTEANDLVDVEPGMVADEDGDAPSVVRVPEIQQRIFTVLADHDERSESVVSVLHKLRDEYDLDPDVDDVRSALQSLKRKGVVEVVYRTVPTFKLAVKREEITVEASG, translated from the coding sequence ATGACGCTGTCCGAGGAGGCCCGCGAGCGACTCGCCGACCTGGTCGAACTGCAACCGACGAAAAACAGCGAACTACAGGACCGCTGGGGATTGGAGAGCGGGAGCGAAGTGCACCAGTATCTGGAGAGCGAACTGAAGGAGTACTACTACCGCGACGAAAACAGTTACATCTGCGCGACGACCGAGGCGAACGACCTCGTGGACGTGGAACCAGGCATGGTCGCTGACGAGGACGGGGATGCACCCAGCGTCGTCCGCGTGCCTGAAATTCAACAGCGTATTTTCACCGTTCTCGCCGATCACGACGAGCGATCCGAGAGCGTCGTCTCCGTGCTCCACAAACTTCGCGACGAGTACGACCTCGATCCCGACGTGGACGACGTGCGCTCCGCCCTCCAGAGTTTGAAACGAAAGGGCGTCGTCGAAGTCGTCTACCGAACCGTCCCGACGTTCAAACTCGCCGTCAAACGAGAGGAAATCACCGTCGAAGCGTCCGGGTAA
- a CDS encoding DUF5787 family protein: MAEPEFTFELRTCRWVERNWPPAGRECPVLVSRQLGTKRRRWDTVVVEVDSDAFAQRAKFGRTRLESDHLHVMRNAPEEWAWYQDALPHPGYSWRYVRETIHEADDRGILDVRKRGRRLEIRRRWDYPDWVRRIVAIENKPDLDASAARDLRPQMERDVAFALADEVWVATRATGDRVEPALLESLPVEAGILTFDEDASSKAETATVAWYPRTLDVESPGTRIVERPSGGAYDQSAARFDYVESETKQQKRLEIAERAYERGWRSYTRTMRPDCRHFELRRENELLLPHCSAKSCSQTAKQCSGRCSDFEPEPPAWRRKGWPIEGGPGKAIQRLLDSRRERFRPK; the protein is encoded by the coding sequence ATGGCCGAGCCGGAGTTCACGTTCGAGTTGCGAACGTGTCGGTGGGTGGAACGAAACTGGCCACCAGCGGGCCGTGAATGTCCGGTGCTCGTCTCGCGACAGCTCGGGACGAAGCGTAGACGGTGGGATACAGTCGTCGTAGAGGTGGACAGTGACGCGTTCGCCCAACGTGCGAAGTTCGGTCGAACGCGACTCGAAAGCGACCATCTACACGTGATGCGGAACGCACCCGAAGAGTGGGCGTGGTATCAGGACGCCCTCCCCCACCCGGGCTATTCGTGGCGATACGTGCGTGAAACGATTCACGAGGCGGACGACCGGGGGATTTTGGACGTTCGAAAACGCGGACGACGGCTCGAAATCAGGCGCCGCTGGGACTATCCGGACTGGGTTCGTCGCATCGTCGCAATCGAAAACAAGCCCGATCTGGACGCCAGTGCCGCCCGCGATTTACGTCCTCAGATGGAACGAGACGTGGCGTTCGCGCTGGCCGACGAAGTGTGGGTTGCAACTCGTGCGACCGGTGACCGAGTCGAACCTGCACTGCTGGAATCCCTTCCCGTCGAGGCGGGCATTCTGACCTTCGACGAGGATGCGAGTTCGAAGGCGGAAACCGCCACAGTGGCGTGGTATCCCCGAACCCTGGACGTTGAGTCGCCGGGAACCAGAATCGTGGAGCGGCCGAGTGGCGGAGCATACGATCAATCGGCGGCCCGCTTCGATTACGTCGAGAGCGAAACGAAACAACAAAAGCGACTGGAAATCGCGGAGCGGGCGTACGAACGCGGCTGGCGGTCGTATACCCGAACCATGCGCCCCGACTGTCGGCACTTCGAACTGCGGCGCGAAAACGAGTTGCTGCTTCCCCACTGTTCGGCGAAGTCGTGTTCGCAAACCGCGAAACAGTGTTCCGGACGCTGTTCCGACTTCGAACCCGAACCACCCGCGTGGCGACGGAAAGGATGGCCAATCGAAGGCGGCCCTGGAAAGGCGATTCAGCGACTGCTCGACTCCCGCCGGGAGCGATTTCGACCGAAGTAA
- a CDS encoding DUF7827 domain-containing protein, which translates to MNIRHALTSLVIVSLLAGTAVAGTAGTATNTDQNPAVQSPLFFQQEGDGNGTVSFNHSIYEVQQGETATMNFSLDGLDAMTVRIGGGQADYTLNASVTDGDGDGQVVLQFDTSKAGSGDGSALTARGDDDTVSVTNETNADSLKAFMYGLTVYSGTGENASEIAYGGINVHGDGSSNRTTTTTEGESSGTTTTTATETTGSDGQPGFGIGLAVTALAGVALLARRR; encoded by the coding sequence ATGAACATACGACACGCTTTGACCTCCTTGGTGATCGTCTCGCTCCTCGCAGGCACTGCCGTTGCAGGCACCGCCGGAACCGCGACGAACACCGACCAGAACCCTGCTGTACAGTCCCCTCTGTTCTTCCAACAGGAAGGCGATGGTAACGGAACCGTTTCGTTCAACCACTCCATCTACGAAGTCCAACAGGGCGAGACAGCAACGATGAACTTCAGCCTCGATGGTCTCGACGCCATGACCGTCCGAATCGGCGGTGGACAGGCTGATTACACGCTAAACGCATCCGTCACCGACGGCGACGGCGATGGGCAGGTCGTTTTGCAGTTCGACACGTCGAAAGCCGGAAGCGGTGATGGATCGGCGCTGACGGCACGAGGCGACGACGACACCGTCTCCGTCACGAACGAGACGAACGCGGATTCGCTGAAAGCGTTTATGTACGGCCTCACGGTTTACTCGGGAACCGGCGAGAACGCCTCCGAAATCGCCTATGGCGGCATCAACGTCCACGGTGACGGCTCGTCGAATCGGACGACGACAACGACCGAGGGTGAATCGTCCGGGACGACGACAACGACGGCCACCGAAACGACCGGGTCCGACGGCCAACCCGGCTTCGGCATCGGTCTCGCAGTAACCGCCCTCGCGGGAGTCGCACTGCTGGCGCGGCGTCGATAA
- a CDS encoding aminoglycoside N(3)-acetyltransferase produces MTERETIEQSDEPITTERIETDLRTLGVSVGGTVLVHSSLSALGWVSGGAPAVVDALRSVISEDGTLVMPTHTGLSDPEGWQNPPVPDDWEDEIRATMTPYRPEITPTRGMGAIPETFRNYPDVVRSEHPQVSFAAWGKDAEPIVADHEYDFGLGENSPLSDVYDRNGTVLLLGAGHDSNTSLHLAEHRGDYEKETVPDGAPVMKDGERKWIQLTELGLEDDDFERVGEAFEREHPEAVARGQVGNAETTAMSQRKLVDFASEWFGSNR; encoded by the coding sequence GTGACGGAACGAGAAACCATCGAGCAGAGTGACGAACCGATTACGACGGAACGAATCGAAACGGATCTTCGGACCCTCGGGGTGTCGGTGGGTGGCACCGTACTGGTTCACTCGTCGCTTTCTGCCCTCGGATGGGTCAGTGGTGGTGCACCAGCGGTCGTGGACGCACTCCGATCAGTCATCAGCGAGGACGGAACCCTGGTGATGCCAACCCACACGGGGTTGTCCGACCCGGAGGGGTGGCAGAATCCGCCAGTCCCCGACGATTGGGAGGACGAAATCCGAGCGACGATGACACCCTATCGACCCGAAATAACGCCGACGCGCGGAATGGGCGCAATTCCGGAGACGTTCCGGAACTATCCCGACGTCGTTCGAAGCGAGCACCCACAGGTTTCGTTCGCAGCGTGGGGGAAGGACGCGGAACCCATCGTTGCCGACCACGAGTACGATTTCGGACTCGGCGAGAACTCCCCGCTTTCCGACGTGTACGACAGGAACGGGACGGTCCTCCTGTTGGGCGCAGGACACGACTCGAACACCTCACTTCATCTCGCCGAACACCGTGGCGACTACGAGAAAGAAACCGTCCCCGACGGTGCGCCAGTGATGAAGGACGGCGAGCGAAAATGGATTCAACTGACGGAACTCGGTCTCGAAGACGACGATTTCGAACGGGTCGGAGAGGCTTTCGAACGAGAACACCCCGAAGCAGTCGCTCGGGGACAGGTCGGCAACGCCGAGACGACGGCGATGAGCCAGCGGAAACTGGTCGATTTCGCTAGCGAGTGGTTCGGTAGCAATCGGTAG
- a CDS encoding HalOD1 output domain-containing protein, whose product MNGNINDSNDGGIITGTARANQHSCYADDEKLSTAVVMALAEVAGDDPAEMGMPLYDAIDPDALDTLFSDKHDGTPRMGGKVVFDILNYQVTVHSYGQIVISELD is encoded by the coding sequence ATGAACGGGAACATCAACGACAGTAATGACGGCGGCATTATCACGGGCACAGCACGAGCAAACCAGCATTCCTGCTATGCGGACGACGAGAAACTCAGCACGGCAGTAGTAATGGCGCTCGCCGAAGTAGCGGGGGACGACCCCGCGGAAATGGGAATGCCCCTATACGATGCTATCGACCCTGATGCGTTAGATACCCTTTTCAGCGACAAACACGACGGGACACCCCGAATGGGTGGCAAAGTCGTCTTCGATATTCTCAACTATCAAGTAACGGTTCACAGCTACGGCCAAATCGTTATCAGCGAACTCGACTGA
- a CDS encoding amidohydrolase, translating into MSQQTHRDRLVELRRDLHRHPEPAWREFYTTCRIVDELETIGVDELYVGPEVLAEEERMAVPDGDELGRWYEQARQDGAREDILERLQGGKTGAVAVIERGEGPTVALRVDIDGLLREESMNEDHVPMAEGFRSEHAGAMHACGHDAHATIGLGVLEAIKDSDFEGTLKVLFQPGEERVAGGKPMAKSGHLDDVDYLLAVHIGLDHPTGEVVAGVDGFLAVNHFLAEFTGEPAHAGGKPNAGENAVQAMATAIQNLYAIPRHEDGATRINAGKVGGGTATNIIPEQAHIEGEVRGETTHLKNYMKERADRVLEHAAEMHGCSVELSSEGEAPSAESDEDLVEIVHEVSTDTRGVDNPIRRDTLGGSEDATFLMQEVQQNGGLAAYVGVGTDHPGGHHTSTFDVDEDSLPIAVDLLSSSIREIASKRP; encoded by the coding sequence ATGAGTCAGCAAACCCATCGTGATCGGCTTGTCGAACTCCGACGGGACCTCCACCGCCATCCGGAACCGGCGTGGCGTGAGTTTTACACGACCTGTCGAATCGTGGATGAACTGGAAACGATCGGCGTAGACGAACTCTACGTCGGCCCCGAGGTCCTCGCGGAAGAGGAACGGATGGCCGTTCCGGACGGGGACGAACTCGGCCGATGGTACGAACAGGCGAGACAGGACGGCGCCCGTGAAGACATCCTCGAACGGTTGCAGGGCGGGAAAACCGGTGCGGTTGCCGTCATCGAACGGGGTGAGGGGCCGACCGTCGCTCTCCGGGTCGACATCGACGGTCTCCTCCGCGAGGAATCCATGAACGAGGATCACGTACCCATGGCGGAAGGGTTCCGCTCCGAGCACGCGGGCGCGATGCACGCGTGCGGGCATGACGCTCACGCGACCATCGGACTCGGCGTATTGGAAGCCATCAAGGATAGCGACTTCGAGGGGACGCTGAAGGTACTCTTCCAACCCGGCGAGGAGCGTGTCGCCGGTGGGAAGCCGATGGCCAAGAGCGGTCACTTGGACGACGTGGATTACTTGCTTGCGGTTCATATCGGTCTCGACCACCCGACCGGCGAAGTCGTCGCCGGTGTCGACGGATTCCTCGCCGTCAACCATTTCCTCGCCGAGTTCACCGGCGAACCTGCCCACGCGGGGGGGAAACCGAACGCCGGTGAGAACGCGGTTCAGGCGATGGCAACCGCTATTCAGAACCTCTACGCCATCCCTCGCCACGAGGACGGTGCGACCCGAATCAACGCCGGGAAGGTCGGCGGCGGCACGGCAACCAACATCATCCCCGAACAGGCCCACATCGAGGGCGAAGTGCGCGGCGAAACGACGCACCTCAAGAACTACATGAAAGAGCGCGCGGACCGCGTACTGGAACACGCCGCCGAGATGCATGGATGTTCGGTCGAACTGAGTTCGGAGGGTGAAGCGCCGAGCGCCGAGAGCGACGAGGATCTGGTCGAAATCGTCCATGAGGTTTCGACCGATACCCGCGGCGTGGACAACCCGATTCGTCGGGACACGCTCGGCGGGAGCGAAGACGCGACCTTCCTCATGCAGGAGGTACAGCAAAACGGCGGCCTCGCGGCCTACGTTGGCGTCGGGACCGACCATCCCGGTGGGCACCACACCTCGACGTTCGACGTGGACGAGGACAGTCTTCCGATCGCGGTCGATCTATTGTCCTCCTCGATCCGAGAGATCGCAAGTAAGCGTCCGTAA
- a CDS encoding bis(5'-nucleosyl)-tetraphosphatase → MAVKATSAGAILFRDTRGRREYLLLKSRPGDWEFPKGGVEGDEELQQTAIREVKEEAGIDDFRLLDGFRDDYSYVFEANGTTIHKTVHLFIAKSYEASAELSNEHRDLQWRDYEQAINTITQDGPRDILRDAHEFLDENDDH, encoded by the coding sequence ATGGCAGTCAAAGCTACGAGCGCGGGTGCGATCCTCTTTCGGGATACCCGTGGTCGAAGGGAATACCTCCTCCTCAAAAGCCGTCCGGGCGATTGGGAGTTCCCCAAAGGCGGCGTGGAGGGCGACGAAGAGCTACAGCAAACGGCAATCAGGGAAGTAAAAGAGGAGGCCGGAATCGACGATTTTCGGCTCCTCGATGGCTTTCGCGACGACTACAGTTACGTCTTCGAAGCGAACGGAACGACGATCCACAAAACGGTGCATCTGTTCATCGCAAAATCGTACGAAGCCAGCGCGGAACTGTCGAACGAACACCGCGACCTGCAGTGGCGTGATTACGAACAGGCGATAAACACCATCACGCAGGACGGTCCACGGGACATCCTCCGTGATGCTCACGAGTTCCTCGACGAGAACGACGACCACTGA
- a CDS encoding twin-arginine translocation signal domain-containing protein, whose amino-acid sequence METRTTDTSNRTGGNDMRRDFMKKGALTVGAVALGLSAAGTSTAQSRENVLVYADDFRPGETFRVIDQLPASTTVRLLTLPGGGDAVETTQLDDYIGYTVRYTSGGNVVGSTTVFTRDGLSTGVRYRFTRDASFFSPRLNLISTTVRRTDR is encoded by the coding sequence ATGGAGACACGGACAACCGATACTTCGAATCGAACGGGTGGAAACGACATGCGTCGGGATTTCATGAAGAAAGGTGCGCTAACGGTCGGGGCAGTCGCACTCGGACTCTCGGCCGCGGGAACCAGCACCGCACAGAGCCGTGAAAACGTGCTCGTATACGCCGACGACTTCCGGCCAGGAGAGACCTTCCGCGTCATCGATCAACTTCCGGCATCGACCACCGTGAGATTGCTCACGCTGCCGGGCGGCGGGGATGCGGTGGAAACCACACAACTGGACGACTACATCGGATATACGGTTCGATACACTTCCGGGGGAAACGTCGTCGGTTCGACGACCGTTTTCACGCGAGACGGACTCAGCACCGGCGTCAGGTATCGGTTCACGAGGGACGCCTCGTTCTTCAGCCCACGGCTCAACCTCATCAGTACGACCGTCAGGCGCACCGATAGGTGA
- a CDS encoding plastocyanin/azurin family copper-binding protein: MGGTETTRRGFIRGLAGGVAVASTAGTGSGQEQRVIEMTDSLVFDPDAVTVAPGTTVVWENTGSVGHSVTAYEDEIPGNAAYFASGGFDSEQAARDAYPEGEIGGGESFERTLDVEGVYEYFCIPHESAGMVGSIEVSAGSGGGGGSGGVLPSIPGAAKTLAVATVSALFAVLAVTYFFLKYGGDYGLD, encoded by the coding sequence ATGGGGGGAACTGAAACGACACGGCGGGGATTCATTCGGGGTCTTGCCGGAGGAGTTGCGGTTGCGTCCACGGCAGGGACCGGGTCCGGGCAAGAACAGCGAGTCATCGAGATGACCGACAGTCTCGTCTTCGACCCGGATGCCGTCACGGTTGCGCCGGGGACGACCGTCGTCTGGGAAAACACGGGGTCCGTCGGACATTCCGTTACGGCGTACGAGGACGAAATCCCGGGGAACGCCGCATACTTCGCGAGCGGAGGGTTCGACAGCGAACAGGCGGCACGGGACGCCTATCCGGAGGGTGAAATCGGCGGCGGCGAGTCGTTCGAACGGACCCTCGACGTGGAGGGCGTCTACGAGTACTTCTGCATTCCACACGAGTCCGCGGGGATGGTCGGCAGTATCGAAGTGAGCGCTGGCAGCGGTGGCGGCGGAGGTAGTGGCGGTGTCCTGCCGTCGATACCAGGTGCGGCGAAAACACTGGCAGTAGCGACGGTATCCGCCCTGTTCGCTGTGTTGGCAGTCACGTACTTCTTCCTCAAGTACGGTGGCGATTACGGGTTGGACTGA